One Mycolicibacterium fortuitum subsp. fortuitum genomic window carries:
- a CDS encoding LuxR C-terminal-related transcriptional regulator, with the protein MKLAGREEELATIRRCLGGPGIHHGVVIVGSAGVGKTRLAREALSHASASGHRTNWFVGTESARAIPLGAFTGSITQSMCDPLPDVRRLIDSFVAQQRMGKVVVGVDDAHLLDPLSAHVVHQLAQTQGVRLVVTARSGGPEPDAVTALWKDGLLDRIDLEPLTVTAATTLIESAVSGPVDSRSARRFWKLTGGNALYLLQLVKDQIAAGRMCKSAGVWMWAGDVAVSQSISDMVGRRLGQLEPGMALVLDTLSQCEPLRVDILADLVNPADLEAAEQMHLVRVERDGRGLVATLAHPLYGELRRATAGEMHLSRIRGKIARRLASEADGDMRATVRRALLALNSDLPPDPELYLTAARCAAVLLDPDAADRFASAAAECGAPEAAPMRAMTLIMLSRGEEAEAVLRDISTDGRPDSHHWATVRAANLAWMLSRPRDAGLILEKLSTTAESDEQRMERLAMQACVDAVLGHCVSAEENARTALDSGGLPDLHAMMASIALMMAFGALGHVDEINDVAEQAIERATSSFESSPMRFWLGAVHARACRLTGGIDDITAMAERLDESARDMPGLVYANLAHLLGHAELVRADLGAAVKHLHEAYAGAETHEITTGLRVASCFSLAEAYAKLGQAEAATEALARAEQWVPEDYVFMNTAMSVATGWTLAAGGALTDAIGLLRKAAHDAAQRGQPTHELLCLQTAAQWGDSAGAARARELADSLKLPLAETVAGHIQALAADDGAGLLTAAQEYRALGDRATATDALAQAAVAFGRRGQGKRSAYAAALAQESADECGGLCTPALRNPAGQPLTGRQREIVELVVAGLSNKQIAERLVMSVRSVEGHLYRACQRVGASSREQLAAIIRRGPTAR; encoded by the coding sequence ATGAAGCTGGCGGGGCGGGAAGAAGAACTGGCGACGATCCGTCGCTGCCTTGGTGGGCCGGGAATCCACCACGGTGTGGTGATCGTCGGCAGTGCCGGCGTCGGCAAGACCCGGTTGGCCCGCGAGGCACTCAGCCACGCCTCGGCGTCAGGGCACCGGACCAATTGGTTCGTCGGCACCGAATCGGCCCGCGCCATCCCACTCGGAGCGTTCACCGGGTCGATAACCCAGAGCATGTGCGACCCGCTTCCCGACGTACGGCGGCTCATCGACTCCTTCGTCGCCCAGCAGCGCATGGGCAAGGTCGTCGTGGGGGTCGACGACGCGCACCTGCTGGACCCGCTGTCCGCGCACGTCGTGCACCAACTGGCCCAGACCCAAGGTGTGCGCCTGGTCGTGACCGCCCGCTCCGGCGGACCGGAGCCCGACGCCGTGACGGCCCTGTGGAAGGACGGTCTGCTCGACCGTATCGACCTGGAACCGCTTACCGTCACCGCGGCCACCACGCTGATCGAATCGGCTGTCTCAGGTCCTGTCGACAGCCGAAGCGCGCGCCGGTTCTGGAAACTCACCGGTGGCAACGCGCTGTATCTACTGCAGCTGGTGAAGGATCAGATCGCTGCGGGGCGGATGTGCAAATCCGCCGGGGTGTGGATGTGGGCCGGTGATGTGGCGGTGTCCCAGAGCATCTCCGACATGGTCGGCCGCCGGCTGGGGCAACTGGAACCAGGTATGGCGCTGGTGCTCGATACGCTTTCGCAGTGCGAACCGCTGCGCGTCGACATCCTGGCGGACCTGGTCAACCCCGCTGACCTGGAAGCCGCCGAGCAGATGCATCTGGTCAGGGTCGAACGTGACGGGCGTGGCCTGGTGGCGACCCTCGCTCATCCGCTCTACGGCGAACTGCGGCGGGCCACTGCCGGGGAGATGCACCTGTCGAGGATCCGGGGCAAGATCGCGCGGCGGCTGGCGTCAGAGGCCGACGGGGATATGCGCGCGACGGTGCGTCGGGCGCTGCTGGCGCTGAACTCGGACCTGCCACCGGACCCCGAGCTGTATCTCACGGCGGCACGCTGCGCCGCTGTGCTGCTCGACCCCGATGCCGCAGACCGATTCGCCTCTGCCGCAGCCGAATGCGGCGCACCCGAGGCTGCACCGATGCGCGCCATGACCCTGATCATGCTGAGCCGAGGTGAGGAGGCCGAGGCCGTCCTGCGCGACATCAGCACGGACGGACGCCCGGACAGCCATCACTGGGCCACGGTGCGGGCGGCAAACCTGGCCTGGATGCTCAGCCGGCCTCGGGATGCCGGACTGATACTGGAAAAACTCTCCACCACAGCCGAATCCGATGAGCAGCGGATGGAACGGCTGGCCATGCAGGCCTGCGTCGACGCGGTACTCGGCCACTGCGTCAGTGCGGAGGAAAACGCCAGGACCGCCCTGGACTCGGGTGGACTGCCCGATCTGCACGCCATGATGGCCTCGATCGCACTGATGATGGCGTTCGGCGCGCTCGGGCACGTCGACGAGATCAACGACGTCGCAGAGCAGGCCATCGAACGGGCCACCTCGTCGTTCGAATCCTCGCCGATGCGGTTCTGGCTCGGCGCGGTCCATGCCCGTGCGTGCCGGCTGACCGGCGGCATCGACGACATCACGGCCATGGCAGAGCGTCTGGACGAATCTGCTCGTGACATGCCCGGTCTGGTGTACGCCAACCTCGCGCACCTGCTCGGCCATGCCGAACTGGTTCGCGCCGATCTGGGTGCCGCCGTCAAGCATCTGCACGAGGCGTACGCCGGTGCCGAAACACACGAGATCACAACGGGTCTGCGCGTCGCCAGCTGTTTCTCGCTGGCCGAGGCGTACGCCAAACTCGGTCAGGCCGAAGCCGCGACCGAGGCGCTGGCCCGGGCCGAGCAGTGGGTGCCGGAGGACTACGTGTTCATGAACACCGCGATGTCGGTGGCGACAGGATGGACGCTGGCTGCCGGTGGCGCGTTGACCGATGCGATCGGGCTGCTGCGCAAGGCAGCCCATGACGCCGCCCAACGTGGACAGCCGACGCATGAGCTGTTGTGCCTACAGACAGCCGCACAGTGGGGCGACAGTGCGGGCGCCGCACGCGCCCGAGAGCTTGCCGACAGCCTGAAACTGCCGCTGGCCGAGACGGTGGCCGGCCATATCCAGGCGCTGGCAGCCGACGACGGAGCCGGATTGCTCACTGCGGCACAGGAATACCGCGCCCTCGGAGACAGGGCCACCGCAACTGACGCCTTGGCTCAGGCCGCGGTCGCGTTCGGCCGCCGCGGCCAGGGTAAGCGCAGTGCGTACGCGGCTGCGCTGGCGCAGGAGAGCGCTGACGAATGCGGTGGGCTGTGTACCCCGGCGTTGCGCAACCCCGCCGGACAGCCCCTGACCGGAAGACAGCGCGAGATCGTCGAGCTCGTGGTGGCGGGGCTGAGCAACAAGCAGATCGCCGAGCGGCTGGTGATGTCGGTACGCAGCGTCGAAGGCCACCTGTATCGGGCGTGTCAGCGGGTGGGCGCCAGTTCGCGCGAACAGCTCGCGGCGATCATCCGTCGTGGTCCGACGGCGCGCTGA
- a CDS encoding ankyrin repeat domain-containing protein, giving the protein MASRLPSNPSIEHLRGEARRLQRANHTALHAAQLAVARKYGFSSWPRLVHYLRDAASLGVDPSALDEQALSTADRFCSWASLRYNETDAPPRRKAAADLLKAEPNLVDTHVWAAASAADPEAVMRHLAGRPELANTGGGPFGWVPLMYLCYSRVPSARNAEDVLATATLLLDAGADPNAGYLWCGLSTPFTVLTGVFGEGEQGPRRQPRHPFSADLATLLLTRGAHPVDQQTLYNRMFRADDSHLELLFAHGLADAGPSPWEARLGEAMETRAQMWRRQVEWAAGHGFTHRLELLARHGIDVSGVQVVLPAFPEDPDALDEQGATALHQAAWSGDVELIRRLLDAGADATITDRRFGSTPLDWAEHAYQSEAAEVLRGALSAPSDHDG; this is encoded by the coding sequence ATGGCCAGCCGTCTACCGAGCAACCCGTCCATCGAGCATCTCCGCGGCGAAGCCCGCAGGCTACAGCGCGCGAATCACACCGCGTTGCACGCCGCCCAGTTGGCCGTCGCCCGCAAATACGGGTTCAGCAGCTGGCCGAGGCTGGTGCATTACCTGCGCGACGCGGCCAGTCTCGGCGTCGACCCGTCGGCTCTCGACGAGCAGGCCCTCAGCACCGCCGACCGGTTCTGTTCGTGGGCGTCACTGCGCTACAACGAAACTGACGCGCCACCCCGTCGGAAGGCTGCGGCAGACCTGCTCAAGGCCGAGCCGAACCTGGTCGACACGCACGTGTGGGCCGCCGCTTCTGCCGCGGACCCGGAGGCGGTGATGCGTCATCTGGCCGGCCGGCCCGAGCTCGCGAACACCGGTGGCGGACCGTTCGGCTGGGTCCCGTTGATGTACCTGTGCTATTCGCGGGTTCCGTCGGCCCGCAACGCCGAAGATGTTCTTGCCACCGCCACCCTGCTGCTCGACGCCGGTGCTGATCCGAACGCCGGCTACCTCTGGTGTGGGTTGTCCACGCCCTTCACAGTGTTGACCGGGGTATTCGGCGAAGGCGAGCAAGGGCCACGCCGTCAGCCCCGGCATCCATTCTCTGCCGACCTGGCCACGTTGCTGTTGACGAGAGGCGCCCATCCGGTCGACCAGCAGACTCTGTACAACAGGATGTTCCGCGCCGACGATTCGCACCTGGAACTGTTGTTCGCCCACGGTCTGGCCGACGCCGGGCCCAGCCCTTGGGAGGCACGGCTCGGCGAGGCGATGGAGACCCGCGCACAGATGTGGCGACGCCAGGTCGAATGGGCCGCCGGGCACGGGTTCACCCATCGGCTCGAGCTGCTGGCACGACACGGGATCGACGTGTCCGGCGTGCAGGTGGTCCTTCCGGCGTTCCCGGAGGACCCCGATGCCCTCGACGAGCAAGGTGCGACGGCCCTGCACCAGGCCGCATGGTCCGGTGACGTCGAGCTGATCCGGCGCCTCCTCGACGCCGGGGCCGACGCCACCATCACCGACCGCAGATTCGGTTCCACCCCACTGGATTGGGCCGAGCACGCGTATCAGAGCGAGGCGGCAGAAGTCCTCCGAGGCGCCCTCAGCGCGCCGTCGGACCACGACGGATGA
- the ilvD gene encoding dihydroxy-acid dehydratase, producing MSDQPDIKPRSRDVTDGLEKAAARGMLRAVGMGDDDWVKPQIGVGSSWNEITPCNMSLQRLAQDVKAGVHEAGGYPLEFGTISVSDGISMGHEGMHFSLVSREVIADSVETVMQAERLDGSVLLAGCDKSIPGMLMAAARLNLASVFFYNGSIMPGVAKLTDGTEKEVTIIDAFEAVGACVRGLMSREDVDIIERAICPGEGACGGMYTANTMASAAEALGMSLPGSASPVAVDKRRGEFARRSGEAVVEMLRRGITARDILTKEAFENAIAVVMAFGGSTNAVLHLLAIAREAEVELTLADFTRIGNKVPHLADVKPFGRHVMKDVDEIGGVPVVMRALLDAGLLHGDCLTVTGKTMAENLAHIAPPDPDGKVLRAMNNPIHPTGGITILHGSLAPEGAVVKSAGFESDVFEGTARVFERERAALDALEDGTITHGDVVVIRYEGPKGGPGMREMLAITGAIKGAGLGKDVLLMTDGRFSGGTTGLCVGHIAPEAVDGGPIAFVRDGDRIRLDVANGTLDVLVDEAEFEARKAGFEPLPPRYKTGVLAKYTKLVQSAAVGAVCT from the coding sequence ATGTCCGACCAGCCCGACATCAAGCCCCGCTCCCGCGACGTCACCGACGGCCTGGAGAAAGCCGCAGCCCGAGGCATGCTGCGCGCGGTAGGGATGGGCGACGACGACTGGGTCAAGCCGCAGATCGGTGTCGGGTCGTCTTGGAACGAGATCACCCCGTGCAACATGTCGCTGCAGCGCCTCGCGCAGGACGTCAAGGCCGGTGTGCACGAGGCCGGGGGTTACCCGCTGGAGTTCGGCACCATCTCGGTGTCCGACGGCATCTCGATGGGCCACGAGGGTATGCACTTCTCGCTGGTCTCCCGTGAGGTGATCGCTGACAGCGTCGAGACCGTGATGCAGGCCGAGCGCCTTGACGGCTCGGTGTTGCTCGCCGGCTGCGACAAGTCCATCCCCGGCATGCTGATGGCCGCGGCCCGCCTGAACCTGGCATCGGTGTTCTTCTACAACGGCTCGATCATGCCCGGAGTCGCCAAGCTCACCGACGGCACCGAGAAGGAAGTCACCATCATCGACGCCTTCGAGGCGGTCGGAGCGTGCGTGCGCGGGTTGATGTCGCGGGAGGACGTCGACATCATCGAGCGCGCGATCTGCCCCGGTGAGGGTGCGTGTGGCGGCATGTACACCGCCAACACCATGGCGTCGGCGGCCGAGGCCCTCGGAATGTCACTGCCAGGCAGTGCATCTCCGGTGGCCGTGGACAAGCGTCGCGGCGAGTTCGCCCGCAGGTCCGGAGAGGCGGTCGTCGAGATGCTGCGCCGCGGCATCACCGCACGCGACATCCTGACCAAGGAGGCCTTCGAGAACGCCATCGCCGTGGTGATGGCGTTCGGCGGCTCGACCAACGCCGTGCTGCACCTGCTGGCGATCGCCCGCGAGGCCGAGGTGGAGCTGACCCTGGCCGACTTCACCCGCATCGGCAACAAGGTGCCGCACCTGGCCGACGTGAAGCCGTTCGGTCGCCACGTGATGAAGGACGTCGACGAGATCGGCGGCGTGCCGGTGGTCATGCGCGCGCTGCTCGATGCCGGTCTGCTGCACGGCGACTGCCTGACCGTCACGGGTAAGACCATGGCCGAGAACCTCGCCCACATCGCGCCGCCGGATCCGGACGGCAAAGTGCTGCGCGCGATGAACAACCCGATTCATCCGACCGGCGGCATCACGATCCTGCACGGCTCACTGGCCCCCGAGGGCGCCGTGGTGAAGTCCGCAGGCTTCGAGTCCGACGTGTTCGAGGGCACCGCAAGGGTTTTCGAGCGCGAGCGGGCCGCCCTCGATGCGCTGGAGGACGGCACCATCACCCACGGCGACGTCGTGGTCATCCGCTATGAGGGTCCCAAGGGCGGCCCGGGCATGCGCGAGATGCTGGCCATCACCGGCGCCATCAAGGGCGCTGGGCTGGGCAAGGACGTGCTGCTGATGACCGACGGCCGGTTCTCCGGCGGGACGACGGGCCTGTGCGTCGGGCACATCGCCCCCGAGGCCGTCGACGGCGGGCCGATCGCATTCGTCAGAGACGGTGACCGGATCCGCCTCGATGTGGCCAACGGGACGCTCGACGTGCTGGTCGACGAAGCCGAGTTCGAGGCCCGCAAAGCCGGGTTCGAGCCGCTGCCGCCGCGGTACAAGACCGGTGTGCTGGCCAAGTACACGAAGCTGGTGCAGTCCGCCGCCGTCGGAGCTGTCTGCACGTAG
- a CDS encoding metal-sensitive transcriptional regulator, whose product MDVADSSGAHGYSAQKENYAKRLRRIEGQVRGIAKMIDEDKYCIDVLTQISAVNSALQSVALGLLDEHLGHCVTQAVSEGGDQAEAKLAEASAAIARLVRS is encoded by the coding sequence ATGGACGTGGCTGACAGCTCGGGCGCACATGGCTACTCGGCGCAGAAGGAAAACTACGCCAAACGGCTGCGCCGGATCGAAGGGCAGGTCCGGGGCATCGCCAAGATGATCGACGAGGACAAGTACTGCATCGACGTCCTCACCCAGATCAGCGCCGTCAACAGTGCTCTGCAATCCGTTGCGCTCGGTCTGCTCGACGAGCACCTCGGACACTGCGTGACGCAGGCGGTCTCCGAAGGCGGCGACCAGGCGGAGGCCAAGCTGGCCGAAGCCTCTGCCGCCATCGCGCGCCTGGTCCGCTCCTGA
- a CDS encoding MTH1187 family thiamine-binding protein, which translates to MIVAFSISPTGGDETGSVSAAVAEAVRVVRASGLPNETNAMFTNIEGEWDDVMAVVKQAVDAVAAVSPRVSLVLKADIRPGYTGQLTAKVERIEQALGG; encoded by the coding sequence GTGATTGTTGCCTTCAGCATCAGCCCGACGGGCGGGGACGAAACCGGAAGTGTCAGCGCCGCGGTGGCCGAAGCCGTGCGCGTGGTGCGGGCCTCGGGCCTACCCAACGAGACCAATGCCATGTTCACCAACATCGAAGGTGAATGGGACGACGTCATGGCCGTGGTGAAACAGGCCGTGGATGCCGTAGCTGCTGTTTCGCCCAGGGTCAGCCTGGTGTTGAAGGCCGACATCCGTCCGGGCTATACCGGGCAGCTCACCGCCAAGGTCGAGCGGATCGAGCAGGCGCTGGGCGGCTAA
- a CDS encoding MFS transporter: MTFSVTGEALSAHTSPWTPRVATQLAVLAAAAFIYVTAEMLPVGALPAIAADLQVSEGLVATLMASYALVAALTTVALVRLTARWPRRRTLVATLVCLTVSQVISALAPNFAVLAGGRVLCALAHGLMWSVIAPIGARLVPASHAGRATAAVYVGTGLALVVGNPLAAALSEVWGWRPAVAVIAVAAAVVALAAWTMLPPLAPAPGVTNAAGGPPGHRRNRRLFILSTVTLIGVTGHFIAFTFIVVIIRDVVGIHGPHLAWLLAAFGVAGLAGMAAMARPLDLWPKASVLGCLAVLAAALLTLSVLGFDHLSGRSALVLGGLAIVAWGASSTALPPMLQASAMRTSPEDPDGASGRYVAAFQVGIMGGALIGGGVYDHGGAAATVAAAAALIIVSMCGVASSRGVFVVSCPTTEK, from the coding sequence ATGACCTTCAGCGTCACCGGCGAAGCTCTCTCCGCCCACACCAGCCCGTGGACGCCCCGCGTTGCCACGCAACTCGCCGTGCTCGCGGCGGCGGCATTCATCTACGTCACCGCGGAGATGCTTCCGGTCGGTGCGCTCCCGGCGATCGCCGCCGATCTTCAGGTCAGCGAGGGGCTGGTCGCCACACTCATGGCCAGTTACGCCCTGGTCGCCGCGCTGACAACGGTCGCCCTGGTGCGGCTGACGGCGCGCTGGCCGCGTCGCCGGACGTTGGTCGCCACCCTGGTGTGCCTGACGGTCTCGCAGGTGATCTCGGCGCTCGCACCGAACTTCGCCGTGCTGGCCGGCGGACGGGTGCTGTGCGCGTTGGCCCACGGGCTGATGTGGTCGGTGATCGCCCCGATCGGTGCCCGGCTGGTCCCGGCCAGCCATGCCGGCCGGGCAACCGCAGCCGTCTACGTCGGCACGGGTCTGGCACTGGTCGTGGGGAACCCGCTGGCCGCGGCGCTCAGCGAAGTGTGGGGTTGGCGGCCCGCCGTGGCCGTCATCGCGGTGGCTGCGGCCGTCGTGGCCCTCGCCGCGTGGACGATGCTGCCGCCGCTGGCACCCGCCCCGGGCGTCACGAATGCCGCAGGCGGGCCGCCCGGCCACCGGCGCAACCGTCGGCTGTTCATCCTGTCGACGGTCACCCTGATCGGTGTCACCGGGCATTTCATCGCCTTCACCTTCATCGTGGTGATCATCCGGGATGTGGTCGGGATCCACGGGCCACATCTGGCCTGGCTGCTGGCCGCCTTCGGGGTTGCCGGTCTGGCCGGCATGGCCGCGATGGCGCGGCCCCTGGACCTGTGGCCGAAGGCCTCGGTGCTGGGTTGTCTGGCTGTGCTGGCCGCCGCGCTGCTGACGCTGTCAGTGCTGGGCTTCGACCACTTGTCCGGTCGGTCGGCCCTGGTGCTGGGTGGGCTGGCCATCGTGGCCTGGGGTGCGTCGTCCACGGCTTTGCCGCCGATGCTGCAGGCCTCCGCGATGCGCACCTCGCCCGAAGACCCCGACGGCGCCTCCGGCCGGTATGTCGCGGCGTTCCAGGTCGGCATCATGGGCGGCGCGCTGATCGGCGGCGGTGTCTACGACCACGGCGGTGCGGCGGCGACGGTGGCCGCGGCCGCAGCCCTGATCATCGTTTCGATGTGCGGTGTCGCGTCGTCTCGCGGCGTATTCGTTGTTTCCTGCCCTACCACCGAGAAGTAA
- a CDS encoding L,D-transpeptidase, whose protein sequence is MPKSAKRRLITAFMAAGLLGGLVLSPSAYADPEVPPAPVDPAVPGPPPGAYIPPLPADPADPAAAAPGAPTTPAPIINYGSPTIPFTEGDAPGQNSTPFTGEAPFLPPSFNPVNGSMVGVAKPIYINFQRPIANRQMAQDAIRITSNPPVAGRFYWVTDTQLRWRPQDFWPSNTVVNIDAAGTKSSFRVGDYLVATIDDKTKKMEVMRNGKLEKTFPVSMGKPDGKHETKNGTYYVLEKFPDIVMDSSTYGVPVDSKEGYKLKVKDAVRIDNSGVFVHSAPWSVAAQGNSNVSHGCVNLSPENAKWFYDNFGSGDPVVIKNTGGGWYNTPDGASDWQMF, encoded by the coding sequence ATGCCGAAATCGGCAAAACGTCGACTGATCACCGCGTTCATGGCTGCGGGGCTGCTCGGTGGGCTGGTGCTCAGCCCGTCCGCATACGCAGACCCCGAGGTGCCGCCGGCACCGGTCGACCCTGCTGTTCCGGGTCCCCCGCCGGGCGCGTACATCCCACCGCTGCCTGCCGACCCGGCCGACCCGGCCGCTGCGGCTCCGGGAGCCCCCACGACGCCCGCACCGATCATCAACTATGGATCGCCGACCATCCCCTTCACTGAAGGCGACGCGCCGGGGCAGAACTCCACGCCGTTCACCGGTGAGGCGCCGTTCCTGCCGCCGTCGTTCAACCCGGTCAACGGGTCCATGGTGGGCGTCGCCAAGCCCATCTACATCAACTTCCAGCGGCCGATCGCCAACCGGCAGATGGCCCAGGACGCCATCCGGATCACTTCCAACCCGCCGGTCGCGGGCCGCTTCTACTGGGTCACCGACACGCAGCTGCGCTGGCGCCCGCAGGACTTCTGGCCGTCCAACACCGTGGTGAACATCGACGCGGCCGGCACCAAGTCCAGCTTCCGCGTGGGTGACTACCTGGTGGCCACCATCGACGACAAGACCAAGAAGATGGAAGTCATGCGCAACGGGAAGCTGGAGAAGACCTTCCCGGTGTCGATGGGTAAGCCCGACGGCAAGCACGAGACCAAGAACGGCACCTACTACGTGCTGGAGAAGTTCCCCGACATCGTCATGGATTCCTCCACCTACGGCGTCCCGGTGGACTCCAAGGAGGGCTACAAGCTCAAGGTGAAGGACGCGGTCCGCATCGACAACAGCGGCGTCTTCGTCCACAGCGCGCCCTGGTCTGTGGCCGCACAGGGCAACAGCAACGTGAGCCACGGCTGCGTCAACCTCAGCCCGGAGAACGCCAAGTGGTTCTACGACAACTTCGGCAGCGGTGACCCGGTGGTGATCAAGAACACCGGCGGCGGCTGGTACAACACGCCTGACGGCGCGTCCGACTGGCAGATGTTCTAG
- a CDS encoding M13 family metallopeptidase translates to MTVEAIKSGIDLSHVDPQARPQDDLFGHVNGRWLTDYEIPADRATDGAFRLLHDRAEEQIRDIITQAAESGAAAGTDEQRIGDLYASFMDEQTIAARGLAPLLAELALIDGAADRDALAAVLGGLERTGVSGGAGVYVDTDSKDSTRYLLHMSQSGLGLPDESYYRDEQHAEILAAYPGHIARMFALVYGDTAGDPADTAARIVALESKLAASHWDVVKRRDADLTYNLRTFADLSGDAPGFDWTGWLGALGTTPEKVSELVLRQPDYVTAFAALWASEDLEDWKAWTRWRLIHSRAGLLTDDLVAENFDFYGRTLSGTEQNRDRWKRGVSLVEGLMGDALGKLYVAKYFPPEAKARMDELVANLREAYRVSINELDWMTPETRAKALVKLDKFTPKIGYPARWRDYSALVVERDDLYGNYRRGHVVNSDRELAKLGGPVDRDEWFMTPQTVNAYYNPGMNEIVFPAAILQPPFFDADADDAANYGGIGAVIGHEIGHGFDDQGAKYDGDGNLVDWWTDADRAEFGVRTKALIDQYEKFTPRALDASHHVNGAFTVGENIGDLGGLSIALLAYELSLKGQEAPVIDGLTGVQRVYFGWAQVWRTKSRDAEAIRRLAVDPHSPPEFRCNGVIRNINSFYEAFDVSETDELYLDPAERVRIWN, encoded by the coding sequence GTGACGGTAGAAGCCATCAAGTCGGGTATCGACCTGAGCCATGTCGACCCGCAAGCCCGCCCGCAAGACGATCTGTTCGGCCATGTGAACGGCCGCTGGTTGACCGACTACGAGATCCCCGCCGACCGCGCCACCGACGGCGCCTTCCGGCTGCTGCACGACCGTGCCGAGGAGCAGATCCGCGACATCATCACCCAAGCAGCCGAGTCCGGCGCCGCGGCCGGCACCGACGAGCAGCGCATCGGCGATCTGTACGCCAGCTTCATGGACGAGCAGACCATCGCCGCGCGCGGCCTGGCCCCGCTGCTGGCCGAGCTGGCCCTGATCGACGGTGCGGCCGACCGCGATGCGCTGGCAGCGGTCCTCGGTGGGCTGGAGCGCACCGGGGTGTCCGGCGGAGCCGGGGTGTACGTCGACACCGACTCCAAGGATTCGACGCGCTACCTGCTGCACATGAGCCAGTCCGGTCTCGGGCTGCCCGACGAGTCCTACTACCGCGACGAGCAGCACGCCGAGATTCTGGCGGCCTACCCCGGCCACATCGCCCGGATGTTCGCTCTCGTCTACGGAGACACCGCCGGGGATCCCGCCGACACCGCAGCGCGGATCGTGGCGCTGGAATCCAAACTGGCTGCCTCGCACTGGGACGTCGTCAAGCGCCGCGACGCCGACCTGACCTACAACCTGCGCACGTTCGCCGACCTGTCCGGCGACGCCCCCGGCTTCGACTGGACCGGCTGGCTCGGCGCGCTCGGCACCACCCCCGAGAAGGTCTCCGAGCTGGTGCTGCGTCAGCCCGACTACGTGACGGCTTTCGCCGCGCTGTGGGCGAGCGAAGACCTTGAGGATTGGAAGGCCTGGACCCGCTGGCGCCTCATCCATTCGCGCGCCGGGCTGCTGACCGACGATCTGGTGGCCGAGAACTTCGACTTCTACGGCCGCACCTTGAGCGGCACCGAGCAGAACCGCGACCGTTGGAAGCGCGGAGTGTCTCTGGTGGAGGGCCTGATGGGTGACGCCCTGGGCAAGCTCTATGTGGCCAAGTACTTCCCGCCCGAGGCCAAGGCCCGCATGGACGAGTTGGTGGCCAATCTGCGGGAGGCCTACCGGGTCAGCATCAACGAGCTGGACTGGATGACGCCCGAAACGCGGGCCAAGGCGCTGGTGAAGCTGGACAAGTTCACCCCCAAGATCGGTTACCCGGCCCGCTGGCGCGACTATTCGGCGCTGGTGGTCGAGCGCGATGACCTGTACGGCAACTACCGCCGCGGCCACGTGGTGAACTCCGACCGCGAGCTGGCCAAGCTGGGCGGCCCGGTGGATCGTGACGAGTGGTTCATGACGCCGCAGACGGTGAACGCCTACTACAACCCGGGGATGAACGAAATCGTCTTTCCCGCAGCCATTCTGCAGCCACCGTTCTTCGATGCCGACGCCGACGACGCGGCCAACTACGGCGGCATCGGCGCTGTCATCGGGCACGAGATCGGCCACGGATTTGACGACCAGGGCGCCAAATACGACGGCGACGGCAACCTGGTGGACTGGTGGACCGATGCCGATCGTGCCGAATTCGGGGTCCGCACAAAGGCTTTGATCGACCAGTATGAGAAGTTCACCCCGCGCGCGCTGGATGCATCCCACCACGTGAACGGCGCGTTCACGGTCGGGGAGAACATCGGCGATCTGGGTGGGCTGTCCATCGCCCTGCTGGCCTATGAACTGTCATTGAAGGGGCAGGAGGCTCCGGTGATCGACGGGCTGACCGGCGTGCAGCGCGTCTACTTCGGTTGGGCCCAGGTGTGGCGGACCAAATCCCGTGACGCCGAGGCCATCCGGCGGCTGGCGGTGGACCCCCACTCACCGCCGGAGTTCCGCTGCAACGGCGTCATCCGCAACATCAACTCCTTCTACGAGGCGTTCGACGTGTCCGAAACCGACGAGCTCTACCTGGACCCGGCCGAGCGGGTCCGAATCTGGAACTGA